In Deltaproteobacteria bacterium, a genomic segment contains:
- the lnt gene encoding apolipoprotein N-acyltransferase, whose translation MPSFGPRGVLLVPTLVSTLVSALLYGLAFPPFGSHLLAWVALVPLLLAIRAAEPRAALGLAWLWLLVMAWTVGDALPRAVAVYFEQPTLFGIGFAIALFSLHGAPYYMAFAAWYRALRHWESPFFPLATGAAWVGAELGRVKFLTGNPWALAGYSQMHATSLIQIADVTGVYGVSFVLVAVNAALVELWLSRTRGPHARRAAIGGAVLVGAMVLLASAYGRFRLAGSEAASSGAPAVPIAIVQGNLDVGSQWRPDLYGRNLDTYLRLTDRVLRDGHPALVLWPESAMTFFLDDEPLYRRAIGRVLSAGGVELLAGGPRAAGQPPQYFNSAFLLNPAGDVAGRYDKQYLLPFAEYFPFARLDFLNRRFGRARVFTPGTPTPPLPTAAGSAGILICNEALFPEIAAARVRQGAAYLVNLANDSWLGDRKYAVRVFDIILLRAVEQRRYLVRVSTSGPSAIVDPWGRIRAATALETQTTTAGAIAPSHDHTLYYRVGDLFAYACTAAALVALLARARRLRR comes from the coding sequence GTGCCATCCTTCGGGCCGCGGGGCGTCCTTCTCGTCCCCACCCTGGTCTCCACCCTGGTCTCCGCCCTGCTCTACGGGCTCGCCTTTCCGCCCTTCGGCTCACACCTGCTCGCCTGGGTCGCGCTCGTCCCTCTCCTGCTCGCCATCCGCGCCGCCGAGCCACGGGCGGCGCTCGGGCTCGCCTGGCTCTGGCTCCTCGTCATGGCCTGGACGGTGGGCGACGCCCTGCCGCGAGCGGTGGCCGTGTACTTCGAGCAGCCGACACTGTTCGGGATCGGCTTCGCGATCGCGCTCTTCTCGCTTCACGGCGCGCCCTACTACATGGCCTTTGCCGCCTGGTACCGCGCCCTCCGGCACTGGGAGAGCCCGTTCTTCCCGCTCGCGACGGGCGCCGCGTGGGTCGGGGCAGAGCTCGGGCGCGTGAAGTTCCTGACGGGCAACCCGTGGGCGCTCGCCGGCTACTCCCAGATGCACGCCACCTCGCTGATTCAGATCGCGGACGTGACCGGCGTCTACGGCGTGAGCTTCGTACTCGTCGCGGTGAACGCCGCCCTGGTCGAGCTCTGGCTCTCACGCACACGCGGCCCGCACGCCCGCCGGGCCGCGATCGGGGGCGCGGTGCTCGTGGGGGCGATGGTACTCCTGGCCTCCGCGTACGGGCGGTTCCGCCTCGCCGGCTCCGAGGCTGCGTCTTCAGGCGCCCCGGCGGTGCCGATCGCCATCGTCCAGGGCAACCTGGACGTCGGGTCACAGTGGCGTCCCGACCTTTACGGACGGAACCTCGACACCTATCTTCGCCTCACCGACCGCGTGCTGCGCGACGGTCATCCGGCGCTCGTCCTCTGGCCCGAGAGCGCCATGACGTTCTTCCTGGACGACGAGCCGCTCTATCGCCGGGCGATCGGACGCGTCCTCTCGGCAGGCGGGGTCGAGCTCCTCGCCGGCGGGCCGCGGGCCGCCGGGCAGCCGCCGCAGTACTTCAACTCGGCGTTCCTGCTCAACCCTGCCGGCGACGTCGCCGGCCGATACGACAAGCAGTACCTGCTCCCATTCGCCGAGTACTTCCCGTTCGCCCGCCTCGACTTCCTGAACCGCCGCTTCGGTCGCGCGCGGGTGTTCACGCCGGGCACGCCGACCCCCCCGCTGCCGACGGCCGCGGGCTCCGCGGGCATCCTCATCTGCAACGAGGCGCTCTTCCCCGAGATCGCCGCCGCGCGGGTGCGTCAGGGGGCGGCGTACCTCGTGAACCTCGCCAACGACTCGTGGCTGGGCGACCGGAAGTACGCCGTCCGCGTCTTCGACATCATCCTCCTCCGCGCAGTGGAGCAGCGCCGCTACCTGGTGCGTGTATCCACGTCCGGTCCGTCGGCGATCGTCGACCCGTGGGGACGGATCCGCGCCGCGACCGCTCTCGAGACGCAGACCACGACCGCCGGCGCGATCGCGCCGAGCCACGACCACACGCTCTACTACCGCGTGGGCGACCTGTTCGCCTACGCGTGTACCGCGGCGGCACTGGTGGCGCTTCTCGCCCGAGCTCGCCGGCTCAGGCGGTAG